From a single Nitrogeniibacter mangrovi genomic region:
- a CDS encoding flavin-containing monooxygenase, protein MTQNASGDRANPVVDAVVLGAGFAGLYMLHLLRDRLNKNVRVFESADGVGGTWYWNRYPGARCDIPSHHYSFSFSEELEQEWNWSEKYAAQPEILAYLEFVAKKFDLAKDITFRTRVNAAHYDEADKLWIITTNQGEVVRARYFIPAVGTLSDANIPEFKGHESFAGEVYVTGKWPKEGVDFAGKRVGIIGTGATAMQAIPLIAEEAAHLTVFQRTPNYGTPLRNEPMTPEVDRAVKENYRELRRQAWESFAGVPFDRLKPSALADSDEERLKQYEACWEDGGFSLWIGCYADTLFDERANKHTADFVRAKIRARVKDPAVAEMLCPPESQAYGTKRQPCETNYFETFNRANVTLVDIKSHPIEEIVPTGLRTSNAQYDFDILIYATGFDAFTGAMFKIDITGEGGLPLKDYWSAGPRTLFGLAAHGFPNMFFITGPQSPSVLFNMPLGIEMHCEWIAQCISHMDANGYASINADPDAEQQWIRHTKEMADATLLPEATSWYLGANIPGKPRVFMVYLGGGKHYKDVISRCAAEGYTGFTLTPVTCDALAQ, encoded by the coding sequence ATGACCCAGAATGCCTCGGGCGATCGCGCTAACCCAGTCGTGGACGCCGTGGTTCTCGGCGCCGGCTTTGCCGGCCTGTACATGCTTCATCTGCTGAGGGACCGCCTGAACAAGAATGTCAGGGTCTTCGAAAGCGCCGACGGTGTCGGTGGTACCTGGTACTGGAATCGCTATCCGGGCGCCCGCTGCGACATTCCGAGTCACCACTATTCCTTTTCGTTCTCCGAGGAACTGGAACAGGAATGGAACTGGTCGGAGAAGTACGCCGCGCAACCGGAAATCCTCGCCTACCTCGAGTTCGTGGCGAAGAAGTTCGATCTGGCCAAGGACATCACGTTCAGGACCCGCGTGAACGCGGCTCACTACGACGAGGCGGACAAGCTGTGGATCATCACGACCAACCAGGGCGAGGTCGTCCGGGCGCGCTATTTCATCCCGGCCGTGGGAACGCTGTCGGACGCCAACATCCCTGAGTTCAAGGGCCATGAATCCTTCGCGGGCGAAGTGTATGTCACCGGCAAATGGCCGAAAGAGGGTGTGGATTTTGCCGGCAAGCGCGTGGGCATCATCGGCACCGGCGCGACGGCGATGCAGGCCATCCCGCTCATCGCCGAAGAGGCGGCGCACCTGACCGTTTTCCAGCGCACGCCGAACTACGGCACGCCCTTGCGCAACGAGCCCATGACCCCCGAGGTGGATCGCGCCGTCAAGGAAAACTACCGGGAGCTGCGCCGTCAGGCCTGGGAGTCCTTTGCCGGCGTGCCCTTCGATCGCCTGAAACCGTCCGCGCTGGCCGACAGCGATGAGGAACGTCTGAAGCAGTATGAAGCCTGCTGGGAAGACGGCGGCTTCAGCCTCTGGATTGGCTGCTACGCCGATACCTTGTTCGACGAGCGCGCCAACAAGCATACGGCCGATTTCGTGCGCGCCAAGATTCGCGCCCGGGTGAAGGATCCGGCCGTCGCGGAGATGCTGTGCCCCCCCGAGAGTCAGGCCTACGGCACCAAGCGACAGCCCTGCGAGACGAACTACTTCGAAACCTTCAATCGCGCCAACGTCACGCTGGTCGATATCAAATCCCACCCCATCGAGGAAATCGTGCCCACCGGCTTGCGCACCAGCAACGCCCAGTATGATTTCGACATCCTGATCTACGCCACCGGCTTCGATGCCTTCACCGGCGCCATGTTCAAGATCGACATCACCGGCGAGGGCGGTCTGCCCCTGAAGGATTACTGGTCTGCCGGCCCCCGGACGCTCTTCGGTCTGGCGGCCCACGGCTTCCCCAACATGTTCTTCATCACGGGGCCGCAGAGCCCGTCCGTGCTGTTCAACATGCCCCTGGGCATCGAGATGCACTGCGAATGGATTGCCCAGTGCATCTCGCACATGGACGCGAACGGCTACGCAAGCATCAACGCCGACCCGGATGCCGAGCAACAGTGGATCCGCCATACCAAGGAAATGGCCGACGCCACCCTGCTGCCGGAGGCGACCTCCTGGTACCTGGGCGCCAACATCCCGGGCAAGCCGCGTGTCTTCATGGTCTATCTGGGCGGCGGCAAGCACTACAAGGATGTCATCAGCCGCTGCGCGGCCGAAGGTTACACCGGCTTCACGCTGACGCCGGTCACCTGCGACGCACTCGCTCAATAA
- a CDS encoding sigma-54-dependent Fis family transcriptional regulator, whose product MSKTHGPQYPSDDDLLSQVRFDPVAGKIWFNEQRVLMVHASGMSLLRKELIETLGISRARGLLMRFGFHAGFKDAELTKTLRPNFTTDDAFLAGPRLACIKGLVHVEPLELSFDLESGSFIGRFEWTDSYEADAHLQHFGVSDEPVCWSLIGYSSGFTSYYMGRKVLFKEEECAGCGSAHCRIIGKPAEEWEDCAELEKLYQPDSVAEALFALQSQISELQETVREYHAKPSEMPRLIGNAAAFLKAKDLVKRGAASRASVLLLGETGVGKEMFARSLHALSDRSDKPFVAVNCASIPTDLIASELFGVERGAFTGASVSREGKFERADGGTIFLDEVIELPPGAQAALLRVLQEGELERVGGTTLRKVDVRVVAATNEDLLDAVHQGRFRADLFYRLNVYPIEIPPLRDRVDDIPVLAKHFVGKFHALYKKTTMGISDRAMRALKQYPWPGNIRELENMIERGVILTDQHRSIDAESLFASQPPEEEPGHKLSRSGSLEPERADTGRSPYDALCEKMLSEGFSHDDFEAAITRNAMALAEDNVSQAARLMGITRARMAYRLEKLKTD is encoded by the coding sequence ATGAGCAAGACCCATGGGCCCCAGTACCCATCCGACGACGACCTGCTGTCGCAGGTGCGGTTCGATCCCGTCGCCGGAAAAATCTGGTTCAACGAACAGCGCGTGCTGATGGTGCACGCCTCGGGCATGTCCCTACTGCGCAAGGAACTGATCGAGACCCTCGGTATCTCCCGCGCCCGTGGGCTGCTTATGCGCTTCGGCTTTCACGCCGGCTTCAAGGACGCCGAACTCACCAAGACCTTGCGGCCCAATTTCACAACGGACGATGCGTTCCTCGCGGGGCCGCGTCTGGCGTGCATCAAGGGGCTGGTGCATGTCGAACCACTCGAGCTGTCCTTCGATCTCGAGTCGGGCTCGTTCATCGGCCGTTTCGAGTGGACCGACAGCTATGAGGCCGATGCGCATCTCCAGCACTTCGGGGTTTCCGACGAACCGGTCTGCTGGAGCCTGATCGGGTACTCGAGCGGGTTCACCTCGTACTACATGGGGCGCAAGGTCTTGTTCAAGGAAGAGGAATGCGCCGGTTGCGGCTCGGCCCATTGCCGCATCATCGGCAAGCCCGCCGAAGAGTGGGAGGACTGCGCGGAGCTCGAAAAGCTGTATCAGCCCGATTCGGTCGCGGAAGCACTCTTTGCCCTGCAGTCCCAGATATCCGAACTGCAGGAAACGGTTCGCGAATATCATGCGAAGCCTTCCGAGATGCCCCGGCTGATCGGCAATGCGGCCGCATTTCTGAAAGCAAAGGATCTGGTCAAACGCGGAGCGGCGAGCCGCGCCTCCGTCCTGCTGCTGGGCGAAACCGGCGTGGGCAAGGAAATGTTCGCGCGCAGTCTGCATGCGCTGTCCGATCGCTCGGACAAGCCCTTCGTGGCGGTCAACTGCGCATCCATCCCGACCGACCTGATCGCCTCGGAGCTGTTCGGCGTCGAACGCGGCGCATTCACCGGCGCCTCGGTCAGCCGTGAGGGCAAGTTCGAGCGGGCCGACGGCGGCACGATTTTTCTGGACGAAGTGATCGAACTGCCTCCCGGTGCCCAGGCCGCATTGCTGCGCGTGTTGCAGGAAGGCGAACTCGAGCGGGTCGGTGGCACGACCTTGCGCAAGGTGGATGTGCGGGTGGTCGCGGCCACCAACGAGGACCTGCTCGATGCCGTCCATCAAGGCCGCTTCAGGGCAGATCTGTTTTATCGACTCAACGTGTATCCGATCGAAATCCCGCCCCTGCGCGATCGGGTCGATGACATCCCGGTGCTGGCCAAGCATTTCGTCGGCAAGTTCCACGCCCTATACAAGAAAACGACGATGGGCATCTCGGACCGGGCGATGCGCGCGCTGAAGCAATATCCCTGGCCGGGCAACATCCGGGAGTTGGAGAACATGATCGAGCGGGGCGTGATTCTTACCGACCAGCACCGCAGCATCGACGCAGAGTCCCTGTTCGCGTCTCAGCCACCGGAGGAAGAGCCCGGGCACAAGCTGTCGCGATCCGGTTCGCTCGAGCCTGAACGCGCCGATACCGGGCGTTCCCCTTACGACGCGCTGTGCGAAAAAATGCTGAGCGAGGGGTTCTCGCACGACGACTTCGAGGCGGCGATCACGCGCAACGCCATGGCACTGGCCGAGGACAACGTCTCCCAGGCCGCCAGGCTCATGGGCATCACGCGCGCCCGGATGGCGTACCGGCTGGAGAAGCTCAAGACCGACTGA
- a CDS encoding alpha/beta hydrolase — MPLDQASQQLLQQLSDMGARPFHQMTPDEARAFLSSLRPAYGEGPPMQRVVEENLETERSQCRVRMFIPSAPVEGMIVHCHGGGWVTMSIDDFDVFARMLAAQSRCAVVLVDYRLAPEHPFPAALDDCQAALEWAADARTRHLGAPSLPLIVSGDSAGGNLAAVLVNRSAVGHGPALAMQVLIYPVTQARLDTESYLDPDNQLLLSRDDMAWFWDHYLPEPERREDPEASPLNAPDVSGVPPTLIVGAEMDVLNSDSDAYAEKLKAAGVPTRLQRFAGQMHVFATMTNVLPASAAAIEFIADEISKRLASR, encoded by the coding sequence ATGCCACTGGACCAAGCTTCCCAGCAACTGCTCCAGCAACTGTCAGACATGGGGGCCCGGCCCTTTCATCAGATGACCCCTGACGAAGCGCGCGCGTTTCTGTCGAGCCTCAGGCCTGCCTACGGCGAGGGGCCGCCGATGCAGCGGGTGGTCGAGGAGAACCTAGAGACCGAGCGCAGCCAATGTCGCGTTCGCATGTTCATTCCCTCGGCCCCGGTCGAGGGAATGATCGTGCACTGTCACGGCGGCGGCTGGGTGACGATGTCGATCGACGACTTCGACGTGTTCGCCCGCATGCTTGCCGCGCAGTCGCGATGCGCGGTGGTGCTGGTCGACTATCGTCTGGCGCCGGAGCATCCGTTCCCGGCTGCGCTCGATGACTGCCAGGCCGCGCTGGAATGGGCCGCCGATGCGCGCACGCGGCATCTCGGCGCCCCCAGCTTGCCGCTCATCGTCAGTGGCGACAGCGCGGGCGGCAATCTTGCCGCGGTGCTGGTCAATCGCTCGGCCGTGGGGCATGGGCCGGCACTTGCGATGCAGGTCCTGATCTACCCCGTGACGCAGGCACGACTCGACACCGAGAGCTACCTCGATCCCGACAACCAGCTGCTGCTCTCCAGGGACGACATGGCCTGGTTCTGGGACCACTACCTTCCGGAACCGGAACGGCGCGAAGACCCCGAGGCCTCGCCGCTCAATGCGCCGGATGTCTCTGGTGTGCCGCCGACCCTCATCGTGGGCGCCGAAATGGATGTGCTGAATTCCGACTCGGATGCCTATGCGGAAAAGCTGAAGGCCGCTGGCGTGCCAACCCGGCTCCAGCGTTTCGCGGGGCAGATGCATGTTTTCGCCACCATGACCAACGTGCTCCCGGCGAGCGCGGCCGCCATCGAATTCATCGCCGACGAGATTTCGAAGCGGCTGGCCTCCCGCTGA
- a CDS encoding SDR family NAD(P)-dependent oxidoreductase, producing the protein MNVMKMFDLADRVAVVTGAGNGLGYVIAEAMAEAGAHVVCADIDAAGNERTASRVEALGRTALAVHCDVTREQDVAALFRRADDALGRVDITFANAGIADRTPQPLHDYPTDEWNRVIAVNLQGVFYTDREALRIMSRQQSGKLINVASMWGLAGASSVIPIPAYNATKGAVVNLTRELALEYASSNIQINALCPGFFRTRLADGAYDDPGFVEAVSAFTPMGRVADAEEMKGSALYLASDASSFTTGLMLVTDGGCLAK; encoded by the coding sequence ATGAATGTCATGAAAATGTTTGATCTCGCCGATCGGGTCGCGGTCGTGACCGGGGCCGGCAATGGTCTGGGGTACGTGATCGCCGAAGCCATGGCCGAGGCGGGTGCCCACGTGGTGTGCGCGGATATCGACGCGGCAGGCAACGAACGGACGGCCAGCCGCGTCGAGGCACTCGGTCGCACGGCGCTCGCCGTGCATTGCGATGTGACGCGCGAACAGGACGTTGCCGCATTGTTCCGGCGTGCGGATGACGCCCTGGGCCGCGTGGATATCACCTTCGCGAACGCCGGCATCGCCGACAGGACACCGCAGCCCCTGCACGACTACCCGACGGACGAATGGAACCGCGTCATCGCCGTGAACCTGCAGGGGGTTTTCTACACCGATCGGGAAGCACTCAGAATCATGTCACGCCAGCAATCCGGCAAGCTGATCAACGTCGCGTCGATGTGGGGCCTTGCCGGTGCGTCGAGCGTGATCCCCATCCCCGCCTACAACGCGACCAAGGGCGCGGTGGTCAACCTGACCCGGGAACTGGCGCTCGAATATGCCTCGAGCAACATCCAGATCAACGCCCTGTGTCCCGGGTTCTTTCGCACACGGCTGGCCGACGGAGCCTATGACGATCCCGGTTTCGTCGAGGCTGTCAGCGCCTTCACGCCGATGGGGCGTGTCGCCGATGCCGAAGAAATGAAGGGCTCCGCGCTTTACCTCGCGTCGGATGCGTCGAGTTTTACCACCGGCCTCATGCTGGTGACCGATGGTGGATGCCTGGCCAAGTAG
- the dinB gene encoding DNA polymerase IV yields the protein MTRKIIHCDCDCFYAAIEMRDDPSLVGKPLAVGGRAETRGVVATCNYEARAFGVRSAMPTSRALRLCPELILVPPDFERYRAASQRILAIYRDYTALVEPLSLDEAYLDVTGVDRCRGSATLMAEEIRARIHAEVGITASAGIAPNKFLAKIASDWRKPNGQFVVRPEEVDAFVEVLPVGKLFGVGKVTTARLEQLGVHTCGDLRAWSLADLIARFGKFGRSLHRLCRGIDERPVAPDRPRKSLSVETTYATDLPDLAACEAALAPLMEDFNRRFARLDPAPPVHKAFVKIRFDDFTRTTAECLADAPDEARWLELLRTGHARKGRPVRLLGVGVRFVEAEEAFAEAQADLFGAG from the coding sequence ATGACCCGCAAGATCATCCACTGCGACTGCGACTGCTTCTACGCCGCCATCGAGATGCGCGACGACCCGTCGCTCGTCGGCAAGCCGCTCGCGGTCGGCGGCCGGGCCGAAACCCGCGGCGTGGTGGCCACCTGCAACTACGAGGCGCGCGCCTTCGGCGTGCGCTCCGCCATGCCCACCAGCCGGGCGCTGCGCCTGTGCCCCGAGCTCATCCTGGTGCCGCCCGACTTCGAACGCTACCGGGCCGCCTCGCAACGCATCCTGGCCATCTACCGCGACTACACCGCGCTGGTCGAACCGCTCTCCCTCGACGAGGCCTACCTGGACGTGACCGGCGTCGACCGCTGCCGTGGCAGCGCCACCCTCATGGCCGAGGAAATCCGCGCCCGCATCCACGCGGAAGTGGGCATCACCGCCTCGGCGGGCATCGCCCCCAACAAGTTCCTCGCCAAGATCGCCAGCGACTGGCGCAAGCCCAACGGCCAGTTCGTTGTCCGGCCGGAGGAGGTGGACGCCTTCGTCGAGGTGTTGCCGGTCGGCAAGCTGTTCGGCGTCGGCAAGGTGACCACCGCCCGCCTCGAGCAGCTCGGCGTGCACACCTGCGGCGACCTGCGCGCCTGGTCGCTGGCCGACCTCATCGCCCGCTTCGGCAAGTTCGGCCGCAGCCTCCACCGCCTGTGCCGCGGCATCGACGAACGCCCCGTGGCCCCCGACCGGCCGCGCAAATCCCTCTCGGTGGAAACCACCTACGCCACCGACCTGCCCGATCTGGCCGCCTGCGAAGCCGCGCTGGCGCCGCTCATGGAAGACTTCAACCGCCGCTTCGCCCGCCTCGACCCGGCCCCGCCGGTACACAAGGCCTTCGTCAAGATCCGCTTCGACGACTTCACCCGCACCACCGCCGAATGCCTCGCCGACGCGCCCGACGAAGCGCGCTGGCTGGAACTGCTGCGCACCGGGCATGCCCGCAAGGGGCGACCGGTGCGGCTGTTGGGCGTGGGGGTGCGGTTCGTCGAGGCGGAGGAGGCGTTTGCGGAGGCGCAGGCGGATTTGTTTGGGGCGGGGTAG